The following coding sequences lie in one Flavobacterium sp. 20NA77.7 genomic window:
- a CDS encoding NAD(P)/FAD-dependent oxidoreductase, producing MPRDIQLQVTPEIAHNETLLHLHVAKLMQVTGSDIQKIVIEKRSIDARQKAVKFNLKALVYFSDEVYTSQKNVLPEYPNVTHSQEVIVVGAGPAGLFAALQLIELGLKPIVLERGKDVRGRRRDLKAINVDHIVNEDSNYCFGEGGAGTYSDGKLYTRSKKRGDVDRILRLLVGFGASDEILVEAHPHIGTNKLPQIIQDIREKIIECGGQVFFETKVVDILLKNNEVEGVLTQKGDKIVANKIILATGHSARDIFQLLHHKEIYIEAKPFALGVRAEHPQSLIDSVQYSCDYRGQYLPPAPYSIVKQVNGRGMYSFCMCPGGVVAPCATSPGEVVTNGWSPSKRDQATANSGIVVELRVEDFKPFAKYGPLAGLAFQKDIEQRAWQLAGKTQRVPAQKMVDFSQKKQSTEIPKTSYVPGTTSVELGQVFPSFLTQTLREGFIQFGKSMRGYFTNEAILHAPESRTSSPVRIPRASDTLEHVQIKGLYPCGEGAGYAGGIISAAIDGEKCALKIAESLKKM from the coding sequence ATGCCTCGCGATATTCAACTACAAGTAACTCCTGAAATAGCTCATAACGAAACATTGTTGCATTTACATGTGGCTAAGTTAATGCAGGTAACGGGTTCGGATATTCAAAAAATTGTTATTGAAAAACGTTCTATTGATGCGCGTCAAAAAGCAGTTAAGTTTAATTTGAAAGCACTCGTTTATTTTTCAGATGAAGTGTATACCTCTCAAAAAAATGTTTTACCTGAGTATCCTAATGTCACTCATTCACAAGAGGTAATTGTTGTTGGCGCAGGACCTGCTGGACTTTTTGCAGCATTACAATTAATAGAATTAGGCTTAAAGCCAATTGTCTTAGAAAGAGGTAAAGATGTAAGAGGTCGACGAAGAGATTTAAAAGCCATAAATGTTGATCATATTGTAAATGAAGATTCTAATTACTGCTTTGGTGAAGGAGGAGCAGGAACTTATTCAGATGGTAAATTGTATACGCGTTCTAAAAAAAGAGGGGATGTAGATCGAATTTTAAGATTATTGGTTGGGTTTGGTGCTTCAGATGAAATTTTAGTTGAAGCGCATCCGCACATTGGAACAAATAAGCTGCCTCAAATTATTCAAGATATAAGAGAAAAAATTATTGAGTGCGGTGGACAAGTGTTTTTTGAAACAAAAGTGGTTGATATTTTACTAAAAAATAATGAAGTAGAAGGTGTGCTTACGCAAAAAGGAGATAAAATTGTAGCCAATAAAATTATATTAGCTACAGGTCATTCGGCAAGAGATATTTTTCAATTATTACACCATAAAGAAATTTATATAGAAGCAAAACCATTTGCATTAGGAGTTAGAGCAGAACACCCTCAAAGTTTAATTGATAGTGTACAATATTCCTGTGATTATAGAGGGCAATATTTGCCTCCAGCACCCTACAGTATTGTAAAACAAGTAAACGGACGAGGCATGTATTCATTTTGTATGTGTCCTGGTGGTGTGGTTGCTCCATGTGCAACTTCTCCTGGAGAAGTAGTAACAAATGGTTGGTCACCTTCAAAAAGAGATCAGGCTACAGCTAATTCTGGAATCGTAGTTGAATTAAGAGTAGAGGATTTTAAACCTTTTGCGAAATATGGTCCTTTAGCAGGGCTGGCTTTTCAAAAAGATATAGAACAAAGAGCTTGGCAGCTAGCAGGAAAAACGCAACGTGTTCCTGCTCAGAAAATGGTTGATTTTTCACAAAAAAAACAATCCACCGAAATACCAAAAACCTCTTATGTGCCAGGTACAACAAGTGTTGAATTAGGCCAGGTATTTCCGTCGTTTTTAACGCAAACGCTACGTGAGGGCTTTATTCAATTTGGAAAATCAATGCGAGGCTATTTTACAAATGAAGCTATACTGCATGCACCAGAAAGCAGAACTTCTTCACCTGTTAGAATTCCGAGAGCATCAGATACATTGGAACATGTTCAAATTAAAGGATTGTACCCGTGTGGGGAAGGGGCAGGTTACGCAGGAGGAATTATTTCCGCAGCCATAGATGGAGAAAAATGTGCACTAAAAATAGCAGAAAGCTTAAAAAAAATGTAA
- the recQ gene encoding DNA helicase RecQ, protein MRAHEIDLYKELKKYFGFTQFKGLQEQVVNSIISGNNTFVIMPTGGGKSLCYQLPALVLEGTAIVVSPLIALMKNQVDAIRSLGSEIGVAHVLNSSLTKTEVNQVKADILSGKTKMLYVAPESLTKEDYIQFLSDVKLSFVAIDEAHCISEWGHDFRPEYRNLRNIIRQLGDIPIIGLTATATPKVQEDILKNLDMPNANTFKASFNRPNLYYEVRPKTKNIEGDIIRFIKQHKGKSGVIYCLSRKKVEEIAQVLQVNGISAVPYHAGLDAKTRAKHQDMFLMEDVDVVVATIAFGMGIDKPDVRFVIHHDIPKSLESYYQETGRAGRDGGEGHCLAYYSYKDIEKLEKFMAGKPIAEQEIGYALLQEVVAYAETSMSRRKYLLHYFGEEFNDVTGDGADMDDNVRNPKKKVEAKDEVVTLLEVIRDTKQLFKPKEVIMALVGKINAIIKAQKIDTLSCFGSGADKDEKYWMALIRQILVAGLITKDIESYGVIKITKVGEAFLKTPHSFLMTEDHEYSEEEDEAIVLASKATGTADEALMAMLKDLRKTEAKKHGVPPFVVFQDPSLEDMSLKYPITIDELSNVHGVGEGKAKKYGKPFVELIERYVEDNDIIRPDDLVVKSTGANSGLKLYIIQNVDRKLALDDIASAKGLSMDDLLKEMEQIVYSGTKINIKYWVDEILDEDQQEEIHDYFMESETDKIEDALKEFDGDYDTEELRIMRIKFISEVAN, encoded by the coding sequence ATGAGAGCACACGAGATTGATTTATACAAAGAATTAAAAAAATACTTCGGATTTACCCAATTTAAAGGGTTACAAGAACAAGTCGTAAACAGTATCATATCAGGAAATAACACATTTGTGATTATGCCAACAGGGGGAGGAAAATCATTGTGTTACCAATTACCTGCTTTAGTTTTAGAAGGAACTGCTATTGTTGTTTCTCCGTTAATTGCCTTAATGAAAAACCAAGTTGATGCCATTAGAAGTCTAGGTTCAGAGATTGGTGTAGCACATGTTTTAAATTCTTCACTTACCAAAACGGAAGTAAATCAGGTAAAAGCAGATATACTTTCAGGTAAAACAAAAATGTTATATGTAGCACCAGAATCATTAACAAAAGAAGATTATATTCAATTTTTAAGTGATGTAAAATTGTCTTTTGTTGCTATTGACGAAGCACATTGTATATCAGAATGGGGGCACGATTTTAGACCAGAATATAGGAATTTAAGAAATATTATTCGTCAATTAGGAGATATTCCTATTATTGGATTAACCGCTACGGCGACACCAAAAGTTCAAGAGGATATCCTGAAAAATCTAGATATGCCTAATGCAAATACCTTCAAGGCATCTTTTAATCGTCCTAATTTATACTATGAAGTACGACCAAAAACTAAAAATATTGAAGGAGACATCATTCGCTTTATCAAACAACATAAAGGAAAATCAGGGGTTATTTATTGCTTAAGTAGAAAAAAAGTTGAGGAAATAGCACAAGTTTTACAAGTAAATGGGATTTCAGCGGTACCCTATCATGCCGGATTAGATGCTAAAACAAGAGCTAAACACCAAGATATGTTTTTGATGGAAGATGTGGATGTTGTGGTGGCCACCATCGCTTTTGGGATGGGTATTGATAAACCAGATGTTCGTTTTGTAATTCATCATGATATTCCTAAGTCTTTAGAAAGCTATTACCAAGAAACAGGAAGAGCAGGTCGTGATGGTGGCGAAGGACATTGTTTAGCCTATTATTCTTATAAGGATATTGAAAAGTTAGAAAAATTTATGGCTGGCAAACCTATAGCTGAACAAGAAATTGGCTATGCTCTGTTGCAAGAAGTTGTCGCCTATGCAGAAACTTCAATGTCAAGAAGAAAGTATTTGTTGCATTATTTTGGTGAAGAGTTTAATGACGTAACTGGTGATGGAGCCGATATGGATGATAATGTTAGAAATCCTAAAAAGAAAGTTGAAGCCAAAGATGAGGTGGTAACACTCTTAGAGGTCATTCGTGATACAAAGCAATTATTTAAGCCAAAAGAAGTTATTATGGCTCTTGTTGGAAAAATTAATGCAATTATTAAGGCTCAAAAAATAGATACATTGTCTTGTTTTGGTTCAGGAGCTGATAAAGATGAAAAATATTGGATGGCATTAATACGTCAAATATTAGTGGCCGGTTTAATTACAAAAGATATAGAAAGCTATGGTGTTATAAAAATCACTAAAGTTGGTGAAGCATTTTTAAAAACACCACATTCTTTCTTAATGACAGAAGATCATGAATATAGTGAAGAGGAAGATGAAGCCATAGTGCTAGCTTCTAAAGCAACTGGAACTGCAGATGAGGCCTTAATGGCTATGCTAAAAGATCTTCGTAAAACAGAAGCAAAAAAACATGGCGTACCTCCGTTTGTTGTGTTTCAAGATCCTTCTTTAGAAGATATGTCTTTAAAATATCCTATTACAATAGATGAATTAAGCAATGTGCATGGTGTAGGAGAAGGAAAAGCAAAAAAATATGGAAAACCGTTTGTAGAATTAATAGAAAGATATGTAGAGGATAATGATATTATAAGACCCGATGATTTAGTGGTAAAATCTACAGGGGCTAATTCTGGATTGAAATTATACATCATTCAAAATGTAGATAGAAAACTTGCATTAGACGATATTGCTTCTGCAAAAGGATTAAGTATGGATGATTTGCTAAAAGAAATGGAGCAAATAGTGTATTCAGGAACTAAAATTAACATCAAATATTGGGTTGATGAAATTCTTGATGAAGATCAACAAGAAGAAATTCATGATTATTTTATGGAGTCTGAAACAGACAAAATAGAAGACGCCTTGAAAGAATTTGATGGGGATTATGACACCGAAGAATTGCGAATAATGCGCATAAAATTTATAAGTGAAGTAGCAAATTAA
- a CDS encoding KpsF/GutQ family sugar-phosphate isomerase, which translates to MNTLENILLNAKKSILSQSESIAKLNDYLTPDFAKSVELIYQSKGRLIITGIGKSAIIAQKIVATLNSTGTPSLFLHAAEAIHGDLGMIQKEDVVLCISKSGNSPEIKVLAPIIRNFGNPLIGMTANETSFLATNSDYVLHAYIDDEACPNGLAPTNSTTAQLVLGDAIAICLMKLRNFTPDDFAKYHPGGALGKKLLLRVKDMLDTTHAPQVNPDASIKKVIMEISEKRLGVTAVVAHNKVIGIITDGDIRRMLNDRDQFTDLVAQDIMTKNPKHISSQLHVSEALDILENNKITQLVVIDNEEYKGILHLHDILKEGIV; encoded by the coding sequence TTGAATACACTCGAAAACATCCTATTAAATGCAAAGAAATCGATACTGTCACAAAGTGAAAGTATTGCTAAATTAAACGACTATTTGACACCTGATTTTGCAAAAAGTGTTGAACTTATCTACCAGTCCAAAGGAAGATTAATCATAACTGGCATTGGTAAAAGCGCTATTATTGCTCAAAAAATAGTAGCCACTTTAAATTCAACTGGAACCCCTTCGCTTTTTTTACATGCTGCAGAAGCCATCCATGGCGATTTAGGAATGATTCAAAAGGAAGATGTTGTATTGTGTATTTCAAAAAGTGGGAACAGTCCTGAAATAAAAGTTTTGGCTCCAATAATTAGAAATTTTGGCAACCCATTAATTGGAATGACAGCTAATGAAACCTCATTTTTGGCCACAAATTCAGATTATGTATTACATGCTTATATAGATGACGAAGCTTGCCCAAATGGTTTGGCGCCGACCAATAGCACTACGGCACAATTAGTTTTAGGTGATGCAATTGCAATATGTTTGATGAAATTAAGAAACTTTACACCCGATGATTTTGCCAAATACCATCCTGGTGGTGCATTAGGTAAAAAACTATTATTGCGTGTAAAAGATATGTTAGACACCACACACGCCCCGCAAGTAAATCCTGATGCTTCAATCAAAAAAGTAATCATGGAAATTTCCGAAAAGCGATTAGGCGTAACAGCTGTAGTAGCTCATAATAAAGTAATAGGAATTATTACTGATGGTGACATTCGTAGAATGCTTAATGACCGAGATCAATTTACGGATTTAGTGGCACAAGACATTATGACTAAAAATCCAAAACATATTTCTTCTCAGCTTCATGTTTCTGAAGCATTAGATATTTTGGAAAACAATAAAATTACGCAATTAGTGGTTATTGATAATGAAGAATATAAAGGTATTTTACATTTACATGATATATTAAAAGAAGGAATTGTATAA
- the tatC gene encoding twin-arginine translocase subunit TatC: protein MARQKKNLNEMSFLDHLEELRWLLVRCSAGILIGGVVAYYFSDFIIDTIILGPKKGDFITYQFFCDLANTYNLDKSFCNTEMPFTLRNGDMEGQFSLLVWTCITAGLIISFPYILLQFWNFISPALYKKEKKNAIKFIVISSLLFFLGVGFGYFIITPLSVNFLANFTISKEIENIIDMNSYIGLVKTTSLATGLIFELPVIMYFLSQIGIVTPSFLREYRKWAYVIILILAAIVTPPDVISQIIVTIPLVILYEISIFISAAIYKKNNPITP, encoded by the coding sequence ATGGCAAGACAGAAAAAAAATCTTAATGAAATGTCTTTCTTAGATCATTTAGAAGAACTAAGATGGTTATTAGTTAGGTGTTCAGCAGGCATATTAATAGGCGGTGTAGTGGCCTATTATTTTAGTGACTTCATCATTGATACTATCATTTTAGGTCCAAAGAAAGGCGATTTTATTACCTATCAATTCTTTTGCGATTTAGCAAACACCTATAATTTAGATAAAAGTTTTTGCAATACTGAAATGCCATTTACACTAAGAAATGGAGATATGGAAGGGCAATTTTCATTATTAGTTTGGACCTGTATTACGGCAGGTTTAATCATCAGCTTTCCCTACATACTGTTACAATTTTGGAATTTTATTAGCCCCGCATTATATAAAAAAGAGAAAAAGAACGCGATAAAATTTATTGTAATTTCTTCTTTGTTATTTTTTCTAGGTGTAGGTTTTGGTTATTTTATCATTACGCCACTTTCTGTAAATTTCTTAGCTAATTTTACCATTTCTAAAGAAATTGAAAACATTATAGACATGAATTCCTATATAGGATTAGTTAAAACCACTTCATTAGCCACTGGTCTTATTTTTGAATTACCTGTAATCATGTATTTCTTGTCTCAAATAGGAATTGTAACACCTAGCTTTCTTCGAGAATATAGAAAATGGGCCTATGTAATCATCTTGATTTTAGCAGCCATTGTAACACCTCCAGATGTTATTAGTCAAATTATTGTTACTATTCCATTAGTCATTCTGTATGAAATTAGTATTTTCATCAGTGCTGCTATTTATAAAAAAAATAATCCTATAACCCCATGA
- a CDS encoding carboxymuconolactone decarboxylase family protein, with the protein MSNLVKEFNDYRSKMNEKLLADDNKVIKRIFNLDTNTYMEGALDVKTKELLGLVASAVLRCDDCIKYHLETAHKQGVTKAEMMETMSIATLVGGTIVIPHLRRAYEFWEALEEQTK; encoded by the coding sequence ATGAGTAATTTAGTAAAAGAATTTAACGACTACCGTTCTAAAATGAACGAAAAGTTACTAGCAGATGACAATAAAGTTATCAAACGAATTTTCAATTTAGACACTAACACCTATATGGAAGGTGCGTTAGATGTAAAGACAAAAGAATTACTTGGCTTAGTAGCTTCAGCTGTTTTGAGATGTGATGATTGCATAAAATACCATTTGGAAACAGCCCATAAACAAGGCGTTACAAAAGCTGAAATGATGGAAACGATGAGTATTGCTACACTAGTAGGAGGTACAATTGTAATACCACACTTAAGAAGAGCCTACGAATTTTGGGAAGCGTTAGAGGAACAAACTAAATAA
- the lptB gene encoding LPS export ABC transporter ATP-binding protein codes for MKLRAENLIKTYKSRNVVKGISVEVNQGEIVGLLGPNGAGKTTSFYMIVGLVKPNSGNIYLDDMDITDFPMYKRAQHGIGYLAQEASVFRKLSIEDNILSVLQLTNLSKQEQEAKMESLIEEFSLGHIRTNRGDLLSGGERRRTEIARCLATDPKFILLDEPFAGVDPVAVEDIQRIVAQLKNKNIGILITDHNVQETLAITDKTYLMFEGGILKAGIPEELAEDEMVRKVYLGQNFELRRTKIDFNTPKAE; via the coding sequence ATGAAATTAAGAGCAGAAAATTTAATCAAAACCTATAAAAGCAGAAATGTAGTAAAGGGCATTTCGGTTGAAGTAAATCAAGGTGAAATTGTGGGACTTCTAGGGCCAAATGGTGCAGGAAAAACAACTTCTTTTTACATGATTGTAGGGCTTGTAAAGCCAAATAGTGGAAATATTTATTTAGACGACATGGATATTACTGATTTTCCTATGTACAAAAGAGCGCAGCACGGCATCGGTTACCTTGCACAAGAAGCTTCTGTATTCAGAAAATTAAGTATTGAAGATAATATCTTATCTGTGCTTCAGTTAACAAATCTTTCTAAACAAGAACAAGAAGCTAAAATGGAAAGTTTAATTGAAGAATTTTCATTGGGGCATATTCGCACAAATAGAGGTGATTTATTATCTGGTGGAGAACGAAGAAGAACAGAAATTGCAAGATGTTTAGCTACTGATCCAAAATTTATTCTGTTGGACGAACCTTTTGCGGGTGTGGACCCTGTTGCAGTAGAAGATATTCAACGTATCGTGGCACAATTAAAAAACAAGAATATTGGTATTTTAATTACTGACCATAACGTACAAGAAACACTGGCCATCACGGATAAAACCTATTTAATGTTTGAAGGAGGAATTCTAAAAGCAGGAATCCCTGAAGAGTTAGCGGAAGACGAAATGGTGCGAAAAGTATATTTAGGTCAAAATTTTGAGCTTCGCAGAACAAAAATTGATTTTAATACACCAAAAGCAGAATAA
- a CDS encoding DUF5808 domain-containing protein codes for MKNPTEEQLEKWHNDPNNWKLGLFYFNPEDERVFPPKRVKWAGWTVNFANTKSVLAFIGIVVITLAIIYYK; via the coding sequence ATGAAAAACCCAACGGAAGAACAATTAGAAAAATGGCATAATGATCCAAACAATTGGAAATTAGGCTTATTTTATTTCAACCCAGAAGACGAACGAGTATTTCCTCCAAAAAGAGTAAAATGGGCAGGTTGGACGGTTAATTTTGCTAACACAAAATCTGTACTTGCTTTTATAGGAATTGTAGTGATTACACTAGCAATTATTTATTACAAATAA
- a CDS encoding GH25 family lysozyme — protein MTKNLSEEQRRLEDKRIQNIIEKHPTCLLGIDVSQYQGEIDWANVEAKEEQFELHFVIVRATAGRTKCDSQFKSNWEQLPQTPYVQGAYHYYRPDENSTDQAVNFCKHVKLRKGNLPPIVDIEKMPKGQSMEQLKVGLQNWLTRVEKKYGVKPIIYTGEKYYEDFLKEDFPTYKFWIANYNHWKEKIHPDYLMWQFTEKASLHGIPELVDLNVFNGTQADLKKICLK, from the coding sequence ATGACAAAAAATTTGTCTGAAGAGCAAAGAAGATTAGAAGATAAGCGCATTCAAAATATAATAGAAAAACATCCAACATGTTTACTAGGAATTGATGTTTCTCAATATCAAGGTGAGATTGATTGGGCAAATGTGGAGGCTAAAGAAGAACAATTCGAATTACACTTTGTTATTGTTCGAGCTACAGCAGGACGTACGAAATGTGATTCTCAATTTAAATCAAATTGGGAGCAATTACCCCAAACACCTTATGTGCAAGGGGCATACCATTATTACCGCCCTGATGAAAACTCTACTGATCAGGCTGTCAATTTTTGTAAGCATGTGAAGTTGCGAAAAGGAAACTTACCCCCAATAGTAGATATAGAAAAGATGCCTAAAGGCCAATCGATGGAACAACTAAAAGTAGGTTTGCAGAATTGGCTCACACGGGTTGAAAAAAAGTATGGTGTAAAACCCATTATTTATACTGGTGAAAAATATTATGAAGATTTTTTAAAGGAAGATTTTCCCACATATAAATTTTGGATTGCTAATTATAATCATTGGAAAGAAAAAATTCATCCCGATTATTTAATGTGGCAGTTTACTGAAAAAGCCTCACTGCACGGTATTCCAGAATTGGTTGATTTGAATGTGTTTAATGGCACACAAGCCGACTTGAAAAAGATATGCTTAAAATGA
- a CDS encoding CDP-alcohol phosphatidyltransferase family protein — protein sequence MNFKKHIPNSLTLLNLFAGLCALIHAFNGNYAEAFSLVCLGIFFDYWDGFLARILDVKSELGLQLDSLADMVTSGVVPGLIVYKMLADIQENQSQYSLTEETYYMGVVPYIGFLITLGSCYRLANFNIDTRQTDSFIGLPTPANALMICSLPIILEQTGGESFVFDYLSNPYVLVGIAFISTFLLNAEIPLFSLKLKSFAWGPNKLQYSFLLVSLALLVALEFAAIPLIIVAYVLTSLLFKPSTSHL from the coding sequence ATGAATTTTAAGAAACACATTCCAAATTCACTAACTTTATTAAATCTTTTTGCAGGGCTATGCGCCTTAATTCATGCCTTTAATGGAAATTATGCCGAAGCTTTTTCTTTAGTTTGTTTAGGTATCTTTTTTGATTATTGGGACGGATTTTTAGCCCGAATTTTAGATGTTAAAAGTGAATTAGGCTTACAGTTAGATTCGTTGGCAGATATGGTAACAAGTGGCGTAGTTCCTGGCTTAATTGTGTACAAAATGTTAGCTGATATTCAAGAAAATCAATCGCAATATTCACTTACAGAAGAAACGTATTACATGGGAGTAGTGCCTTATATTGGTTTTTTAATTACCTTAGGTTCATGTTATCGATTAGCGAATTTTAATATTGATACGCGTCAAACCGATTCATTTATTGGATTACCTACTCCTGCTAATGCTTTGATGATTTGTTCGTTACCCATAATATTAGAACAAACCGGGGGTGAAAGTTTTGTTTTTGATTACCTGTCAAATCCGTACGTTTTAGTAGGTATTGCATTCATAAGCACTTTTTTGTTGAATGCCGAAATACCGTTGTTTTCTTTAAAATTAAAATCGTTTGCTTGGGGACCAAATAAATTGCAATATAGTTTTTTACTTGTATCATTAGCGCTACTGGTAGCACTTGAATTTGCGGCTATCCCACTTATTATTGTAGCGTATGTACTTACTTCATTACTGTTTAAGCCAAGTACTTCCCACTTGTAA
- a CDS encoding putative type IX sorting system protein PorV2, producing MKKKLIFILLLSNLFCLGQTIRKYSNEFLNIGVDAAALGMSNAVTAQTADVNSSYWNPAGLLHMEDQQLSVMHASYFANIAQYDYAAFGMPIDNRSAWGVSVIRFGVDDILNTTQLIDTQGNIDYNRISLFSTADYAFTFSYARALPVDGFNYGVNAKIIRRVIGNFASSWGVGFDIGAQFESSNDWKFGLLLRDVTTTYNTWTINEEEYEKIKNAVPGENQELPETTEITAPKAQFGISKKYIFHYDYSLVAATNLNMQFTQTNDLISTKMVSIDPAIGFEFGYTDLAFLRAGVGNFQQITQIDNTSKLSFQPNIGIGFKYKGIQIDYALTDLGNQSAALYSNVFSLKIDFGAFRR from the coding sequence TTGAAAAAGAAACTAATCTTTATTTTACTACTCAGCAACCTATTTTGTTTAGGACAAACCATTAGAAAATATTCTAATGAATTTCTAAACATTGGTGTTGATGCTGCAGCTTTAGGTATGAGCAATGCGGTAACGGCTCAAACTGCAGATGTTAATTCAAGTTATTGGAATCCTGCGGGCTTATTACACATGGAAGACCAACAGTTAAGCGTGATGCATGCCAGTTATTTTGCAAACATAGCCCAATATGACTACGCTGCTTTTGGGATGCCTATAGATAACCGAAGTGCGTGGGGTGTATCTGTTATTCGTTTTGGAGTAGATGATATTTTAAATACCACACAACTTATAGATACACAAGGAAACATTGATTATAACCGAATTTCTCTTTTTTCAACAGCAGATTATGCTTTTACCTTTTCCTACGCTCGAGCTTTGCCTGTTGACGGATTTAATTATGGCGTCAATGCAAAAATCATTAGACGTGTAATAGGTAATTTTGCATCCTCTTGGGGTGTAGGATTTGATATAGGTGCACAATTTGAAAGTAGTAATGATTGGAAATTTGGTTTACTATTACGTGACGTAACCACAACTTACAATACCTGGACTATTAATGAAGAAGAGTATGAAAAAATCAAAAATGCTGTTCCTGGCGAAAATCAAGAATTACCGGAAACTACCGAAATTACTGCTCCAAAAGCGCAATTTGGAATTTCTAAAAAATACATATTTCACTATGATTACTCCTTAGTTGCCGCTACAAATTTGAATATGCAATTTACACAAACAAACGACTTAATTTCCACTAAAATGGTTAGTATTGACCCAGCTATTGGATTCGAATTTGGTTATACCGATTTAGCTTTTTTACGTGCAGGAGTGGGCAATTTTCAACAAATTACACAAATAGACAATACTTCTAAACTTAGTTTTCAACCCAATATTGGCATTGGTTTTAAATACAAAGGCATACAAATAGATTATGCATTAACTGATTTAGGCAATCAAAGTGCAGCCTTATATTCTAATGTCTTTTCCTTAAAAATTGATTTTGGCGCTTTTAGAAGATAA
- a CDS encoding lipoprotein N-acyltransferase Lnb domain-containing protein, producing MIKKILFFFIIILNLGQAQRLSNEAKVSIITCGTAPVSYAMYGHTGIRIQDLTQQIDVVYNYGAFDFTTPHFTLKFIKGNLQYFVTRENYFDFEYNYQIDNRSIYEQELVLTTNQKQQLFDELNQSLTSEERFYTYKFIDQNCTTMVVDKINKIIGSEQLKTSQTTLNYREILYPYMSDFYQKLGIQLIFGTKVDASATRLFLPFELKKVLENNRKLSLPTRIIFEAKPSPSSFSFFNSIYSLLVLILVVIVLNKQWIQISYFTLAGLLGVFFCVVGLFSLHEEVLWNYNILLFNPLLLLYAWYLKQKKEEKIHFIGKIYLFFLLLYCILLVPKIQFEIIWPILVLHAWWTITPFVKTKN from the coding sequence ATGATTAAAAAAATACTTTTCTTTTTTATTATTATACTCAACTTAGGACAAGCCCAACGATTATCAAATGAAGCAAAGGTAAGTATTATAACTTGTGGCACAGCACCTGTTTCGTATGCAATGTATGGACACACAGGCATTCGTATTCAAGACCTAACCCAACAAATAGATGTAGTATATAATTATGGTGCTTTTGATTTTACTACTCCTCATTTTACGTTAAAATTTATAAAAGGTAATTTACAGTATTTTGTAACGCGTGAAAATTACTTTGACTTTGAATATAATTATCAAATCGACAACCGTTCGATTTATGAACAAGAACTAGTATTGACTACTAATCAAAAACAACAACTTTTTGATGAATTAAATCAAAGCCTCACTTCTGAAGAACGTTTTTATACCTACAAATTTATTGATCAAAACTGCACCACAATGGTTGTAGATAAAATTAATAAAATTATAGGTTCAGAACAATTAAAAACTTCTCAAACAACTTTAAATTATAGGGAAATTCTATACCCTTACATGTCCGATTTTTATCAAAAATTAGGCATTCAGCTCATTTTTGGCACAAAAGTAGATGCTTCGGCTACACGTTTATTTTTACCTTTTGAATTAAAAAAAGTATTGGAAAATAATCGAAAATTAAGTTTGCCAACTCGTATAATTTTTGAAGCGAAACCTAGCCCTTCAAGCTTTTCGTTTTTTAATTCAATTTATTCTTTACTTGTCCTCATTCTTGTTGTAATAGTACTAAATAAACAATGGATACAGATTTCTTACTTTACACTGGCTGGACTATTAGGTGTTTTCTTTTGTGTGGTAGGGTTATTTTCATTGCACGAAGAAGTATTATGGAATTACAACATTCTATTATTTAACCCTTTACTGCTATTATACGCTTGGTATTTGAAACAAAAAAAAGAAGAAAAAATACATTTTATTGGAAAAATATATCTTTTCTTCTTACTTCTATATTGCATTTTGTTAGTCCCAAAAATTCAATTTGAAATTATTTGGCCTATTCTTGTATTACATGCTTGGTGGACAATAACTCCTTTTGTTAAAACTAAAAATTAA